Proteins encoded within one genomic window of uncultured Desulfobacter sp.:
- the mltF gene encoding membrane-bound lytic murein transglycosylase MltF, with amino-acid sequence MVAAIGIGIYLLFDQMGFRFKDPLKQIQTRGTIRMITANTATSYYTYRDSPMGFEYDLAKAFADHLGVTLEVIVPDWNSMFEVLNSGQGDFIAAGITITKSRERIALFSDSYMPVQQKFIHHKLKFGIKNLEQLAGRTIYVRKGTSYQERLEELKASGIDLTILPLKDVATEEFIRLVSEKKIKYTIADSNIALLNRRYYPDIIIGLPIQEEEHLGWAVKKTNRGLRDQINEFLEMAEETGIFAKLYEKYYGNVEIFDYFDLKKFHERIKTRLPEYKKMIKKESEKYGFDWRLIAAMVYQESHFNAKAKSRTGVRGLMQVTQETARRMGIKNRLDPKQSVKAGVKFFNMMHKRFNDIPDPRQKKRFALAAYNVGYGHVRDAQEIARQQGMDINKWTSLKKTLPLLSKRKYYEKTRYGYARGQEPVHYVERIFTYYDILRQKKH; translated from the coding sequence GTGGTGGCTGCCATCGGCATCGGCATATATCTGTTGTTTGATCAAATGGGATTCAGATTCAAGGATCCTTTGAAACAGATCCAAACGCGCGGTACGATCCGCATGATAACGGCCAACACGGCCACATCATATTACACGTACCGGGATTCTCCCATGGGATTTGAGTATGACCTTGCCAAAGCGTTTGCAGATCATCTTGGGGTGACCCTTGAAGTGATCGTTCCGGATTGGAACTCAATGTTTGAGGTCCTCAATTCCGGGCAGGGAGATTTCATTGCCGCCGGCATCACCATAACAAAATCAAGGGAGCGGATCGCTTTATTTTCCGATTCCTACATGCCTGTGCAGCAAAAATTCATTCACCACAAACTAAAATTCGGCATAAAAAATCTTGAGCAGCTGGCGGGCAGAACCATTTATGTCAGAAAAGGCACCTCTTATCAGGAACGTTTAGAGGAGCTCAAAGCATCGGGGATCGATCTTACGATTCTGCCCCTTAAAGATGTGGCCACCGAAGAATTTATCAGATTGGTTTCTGAAAAAAAGATCAAATATACCATTGCGGATTCAAACATTGCGCTGTTAAACCGCAGATACTACCCGGACATTATAATCGGGCTGCCTATTCAGGAAGAAGAGCACCTGGGGTGGGCCGTAAAAAAAACGAACAGAGGCCTGCGGGACCAAATCAATGAGTTCCTTGAGATGGCCGAAGAAACCGGTATTTTTGCTAAGCTATATGAAAAGTATTACGGCAACGTGGAAATTTTTGATTATTTTGACTTAAAAAAATTTCACGAACGAATTAAAACCCGGCTGCCCGAATATAAAAAGATGATTAAAAAAGAATCTGAAAAATACGGTTTTGACTGGCGGCTGATTGCCGCAATGGTCTACCAGGAATCTCATTTCAATGCCAAGGCCAAAAGCCGTACCGGCGTCAGGGGGCTGATGCAGGTGACACAGGAAACGGCCAGGCGGATGGGGATCAAAAATCGGCTGGATCCAAAACAGAGCGTTAAAGCCGGCGTTAAATTTTTCAACATGATGCACAAGCGATTTAATGACATTCCAGACCCGCGGCAAAAAAAACGCTTTGCACTTGCCGCTTATAACGTGGGATATGGTCATGTCAGAGATGCCCAGGAAATTGCCCGGCAACAGGGCATGGATATCAACAAATGGACATCCCTGAAAAAAACCCTGCCCCTTCTAAGCAAACGCAAATACTATGAAAAAACCCGGTACGGATATGCCCGGGGCCAGGAGCCGGTTCATTATGTAGAACGGATTTTTACCTATTACGATATCCTCAGGCAAAAAAAACATTAA
- a CDS encoding sirohydrochlorin cobaltochelatase, which produces MDQHGYIGRKMRQPRLKEQPAIVIAAFGSSSRGQDAMDRVQAQLAEQFVDYDIYWAYTSEIIRRKKGLPSLLEILGKVEADGYRKAVVQPLHVFPGTEYQQVRESSLYFPGLRVVMGETLCHRWAFVEQVLEEVSNDFLTGEKEINLLALHGTPLAADPVNMVYMGIDHLVSGLYDNVYTATVEGIPNINSVAGLISKNQAQKDFTHIRLIPMMFLAGIHVEDDLMGPEDSWRCMFEDMGIAVDCPTISIGDSEYFKGLAFRKECIRFFCQRLERALKIMRCY; this is translated from the coding sequence ATGGATCAACATGGCTACATAGGCCGAAAAATGCGCCAGCCAAGACTTAAAGAACAACCGGCAATTGTTATTGCCGCATTCGGGTCATCATCCCGGGGCCAGGACGCCATGGACAGGGTCCAAGCGCAGCTGGCCGAACAATTTGTCGATTACGACATCTATTGGGCCTATACTTCGGAGATCATCCGAAGAAAAAAAGGGTTGCCAAGCCTTTTGGAAATATTGGGAAAGGTGGAGGCAGATGGGTACCGAAAAGCAGTGGTTCAGCCGCTGCATGTCTTTCCGGGTACGGAATATCAGCAGGTCAGGGAGTCTTCTTTATACTTTCCGGGGCTGCGGGTGGTCATGGGCGAAACACTTTGCCATCGATGGGCGTTTGTTGAACAGGTGCTTGAAGAGGTGTCAAATGATTTTTTGACCGGGGAAAAGGAAATTAATCTGCTGGCCCTTCACGGCACGCCTCTGGCAGCAGATCCGGTGAATATGGTTTATATGGGCATCGACCATCTTGTGTCCGGGCTTTATGACAATGTGTATACAGCCACGGTCGAAGGTATCCCCAATATCAACAGTGTTGCCGGGCTAATCAGCAAGAACCAGGCCCAAAAGGATTTTACCCACATCCGTCTGATTCCCATGATGTTTTTGGCCGGCATCCATGTGGAAGACGATCTGATGGGCCCAGAAGACAGTTGGCGCTGCATGTTTGAAGATATGGGCATTGCGGTGGACTGCCCCACAATCTCTATCGGCGACAGTGAATATTTTAAGGGCTTGGCATTTCGGAAAGAATGTATCCGTTTTTTTTGTCAACGGTTGGAACGTGCGTTGAAGATTATGCGCTGCTATTAA
- a CDS encoding DUF2162 family putative transporter, translating to MYPIHPASWIPMVNPTTPTMFKTVHMLKPGSVFISNQYGMAVHFALALGLFVWGAVLLGSQPRHWHASLSPGILLVLPCPVCATVILFNLSLAFSLYSKLFYTRSQRHCWYRWRPC from the coding sequence ATGTATCCAATTCATCCGGCAAGCTGGATTCCGATGGTGAACCCAACAACGCCTACTATGTTCAAAACGGTGCATATGTTGAAGCCGGGGTCAGTTTTCATTTCTAATCAATACGGCATGGCCGTTCATTTTGCACTGGCGTTGGGCTTGTTTGTCTGGGGTGCGGTCCTGCTTGGATCACAGCCGCGTCACTGGCATGCCTCTCTCTCCCCGGGGATTTTACTGGTGCTTCCCTGCCCGGTTTGTGCCACAGTAATCCTTTTCAATTTGTCCCTGGCGTTTTCGCTGTATTCCAAACTATTTTATACACGATCTCAACGGCATTGCTGGTACCGGTGGCGGCCTTGCTGA
- a CDS encoding TonB-dependent receptor, with product MKSGLVVLVAMLFFYPVAVLAGQDLEAVHKLDEIVVTSTQKAKAVDTPASLSIITGEEIRDMGAKNIVEALSKIPGVSDSSSKSQSVIIRGNKSAMSGGPVLLIDGVPLKMGDYRYSEFDFIPVNQIERIEVLRSAGIAYGPGAARGVINVITKKSTRDGFHGDVSASYGSWDTHDENVSLSGMKNKIDFWVNAENYQTDGYEEEEENRKSVLGRFGYNLSDQTRIGIRVSHVDYDNMTAEGLKKYQWQLDNYRRNIHFPKSETDSDLLWHNEKDEKNTTAAMEFSHKDNNLFFDGAFSWTTYEKDFRRTYAIYDSPTSVYYENSDQDTYALTLSGGYHFNWGAVSYTPSAGINFEDIDNTVGRVYPYDSTKNTDKYNFDLQEKNYGIFWDNEFMFAEHWGMNLGARFDRTQVEFQDKVPNIVDESHDMISYAVAPSYHFNETAMVYASMGRNYWFPTPRYYAWAVERGGFLNPVEDLEPEEVLTYELGYKHMFNKRFNINATLYFSKYKDKFGTVRDESDSSHGQGNIGDAEAKGIELEADGKLNRYVGYRLAAAYQEIEWTSGTALAYIHPSNTLDYTADISGKQIYWVPKFTGLLGLDFYPMDNMKVSVDMNYIGKRYVDYLNQIEYPDKTTFDLRVAYSWNQWKFWILGKNIFDEDIEYVSNSSGKLDSDGEPNNAYYVQNGAYVEAGVSFHF from the coding sequence ATGAAATCCGGTTTAGTGGTTCTTGTTGCAATGCTGTTTTTTTATCCGGTGGCGGTGTTGGCCGGACAAGATCTTGAAGCTGTTCACAAATTAGACGAAATTGTTGTCACCTCAACCCAGAAGGCCAAGGCCGTTGACACACCGGCAAGCCTTTCCATCATTACCGGTGAAGAGATTCGGGATATGGGCGCTAAAAATATTGTTGAAGCGCTGTCCAAAATTCCCGGGGTCTCCGACAGCAGTTCAAAAAGCCAATCGGTCATTATTCGCGGAAACAAAAGTGCCATGTCCGGTGGTCCGGTCCTTTTAATTGACGGGGTGCCCTTAAAAATGGGGGATTACCGGTACAGTGAGTTTGATTTTATTCCCGTAAACCAGATCGAACGTATCGAAGTACTGCGGTCGGCAGGCATTGCCTACGGTCCAGGGGCAGCCAGGGGCGTGATCAATGTGATCACCAAAAAGAGCACCAGAGATGGTTTCCACGGAGATGTATCCGCGTCCTACGGCTCATGGGATACCCATGACGAAAACGTCTCCTTGTCCGGCATGAAGAATAAGATTGATTTTTGGGTTAATGCTGAAAACTATCAAACAGACGGGTATGAAGAAGAAGAGGAAAACCGTAAGTCTGTTCTGGGACGCTTTGGATACAATTTGTCCGATCAGACCCGCATCGGTATTCGGGTCAGCCATGTGGATTATGATAACATGACGGCAGAAGGATTGAAAAAATATCAATGGCAGCTGGACAACTATCGCCGCAACATCCATTTCCCCAAAAGTGAAACCGACTCCGATCTGCTTTGGCACAACGAAAAAGATGAAAAAAATACAACGGCGGCCATGGAGTTCTCCCATAAGGATAATAACCTGTTTTTTGACGGGGCGTTTTCCTGGACAACATATGAAAAAGATTTCAGGCGCACCTATGCCATATATGACAGTCCGACAAGCGTTTACTATGAAAATTCAGATCAGGATACATATGCGTTGACCCTGTCCGGTGGATATCATTTTAATTGGGGTGCCGTGAGTTATACCCCTTCTGCAGGGATCAATTTTGAAGATATTGATAATACCGTAGGTCGCGTATACCCATATGATTCAACTAAAAACACAGACAAATATAATTTTGATCTCCAGGAAAAAAACTATGGGATTTTCTGGGATAACGAATTTATGTTCGCTGAGCATTGGGGAATGAACCTCGGGGCACGCTTTGACCGAACCCAGGTGGAATTTCAGGATAAGGTGCCTAATATTGTAGATGAATCCCATGATATGATTAGTTATGCAGTTGCCCCTTCCTACCATTTCAATGAAACAGCCATGGTCTATGCTTCTATGGGAAGAAATTACTGGTTTCCCACACCGCGATACTATGCCTGGGCCGTAGAACGGGGCGGCTTCCTGAACCCGGTTGAAGACCTTGAGCCTGAAGAGGTACTGACATATGAACTGGGGTACAAGCATATGTTCAACAAGAGGTTCAACATCAATGCCACACTCTATTTTTCAAAGTATAAAGATAAATTCGGTACTGTTCGGGACGAATCTGACAGCTCTCACGGCCAGGGAAATATCGGCGATGCCGAGGCCAAAGGCATTGAACTTGAGGCGGACGGCAAACTGAACAGGTATGTTGGATACCGGCTGGCTGCCGCTTACCAGGAGATCGAGTGGACCTCGGGCACCGCCCTGGCATACATTCATCCGTCCAATACCCTGGACTATACAGCCGATATTTCCGGAAAACAGATCTACTGGGTGCCTAAATTCACAGGCCTTTTAGGCCTCGATTTTTACCCCATGGACAATATGAAAGTCAGCGTTGACATGAACTACATCGGCAAACGGTATGTGGACTATCTGAACCAGATTGAATATCCGGACAAGACCACCTTTGATCTGCGGGTTGCCTATTCATGGAATCAGTGGAAGTTCTGGATCCTGGGTAAAAATATTTTTGATGAAGATATAGAGTATGTATCCAATTCATCCGGCAAGCTGGATTCCGATGGTGAACCCAACAACGCCTACTATGTTCAAAACGGTGCATATGTTGAAGCCGGGGTCAGTTTTCATTTCTAA
- a CDS encoding sensor domain-containing diguanylate cyclase, which yields MEIPKALLDRLKRNEEIARKFNEIEISILSILDFHNFFDRLLAEISDKFFIPHIWVAIISEGRLARHLEDNHDSRELPASMVNVPQQTFSSIVSTPKPLLANTGLSAYNQIIPHPMDQDIGSIAIAPISLDGEIVGSINQADPDPKRFEPGIDTSLLEQLALKVSLCLSNVTAHEQLKFLAFHDPLTGLLNRGVMKRVLEREFSRAKRYGTDLSLIFLDLDDFKTINDTAGHDIGDQILCLVARALTYQKRDSDIVARFAGDEFIVILPSSNTSHAEKYIHRVQHYLETTPLNDGKKDHFIRLSHGISNILDADIKETSDMVKIADKRMYQVKSIKKGLTRPKSLSI from the coding sequence ATGGAAATCCCCAAAGCCCTTTTAGACCGGTTAAAAAGAAATGAAGAAATAGCCCGAAAGTTCAACGAGATTGAAATCAGCATTCTCTCGATCTTAGATTTCCATAATTTCTTTGACAGGCTCCTCGCCGAGATATCGGATAAATTTTTTATACCGCATATCTGGGTGGCCATAATTTCAGAAGGACGGCTGGCACGACACCTGGAAGACAACCACGATTCCCGGGAACTTCCCGCGTCCATGGTCAATGTGCCCCAACAAACATTTTCATCCATCGTGAGCACCCCAAAACCTCTGCTGGCCAACACCGGACTTTCGGCTTATAATCAAATTATCCCACACCCCATGGACCAGGATATCGGTTCCATTGCCATTGCACCCATCTCCCTGGACGGTGAGATTGTCGGCAGCATCAACCAGGCAGATCCGGATCCCAAACGTTTTGAACCCGGTATCGACACCTCGCTTTTGGAGCAACTGGCGCTCAAGGTATCATTGTGCCTGTCCAATGTCACCGCCCATGAGCAACTCAAATTTTTAGCCTTTCATGACCCCCTGACCGGTTTGCTGAACCGGGGAGTGATGAAACGGGTTCTGGAACGCGAATTTTCAAGGGCAAAACGCTACGGAACAGACCTATCCCTCATCTTTCTGGATCTGGACGATTTTAAAACTATCAACGATACGGCAGGTCACGATATTGGTGACCAGATCCTGTGTCTGGTCGCCCGGGCGCTGACCTACCAAAAACGGGATTCCGATATCGTGGCAAGGTTCGCCGGAGATGAGTTCATCGTCATCCTGCCGTCAAGCAATACCTCCCATGCAGAAAAATATATCCACCGGGTCCAGCATTACCTGGAAACGACCCCGCTGAATGATGGAAAAAAAGACCATTTTATCCGGCTCAGCCATGGTATTTCCAATATCCTGGATGCCGATATCAAAGAAACCTCTGACATGGTTAAAATCGCCGACAAACGCATGTACCAGGTGAAATCAATAAAAAAAGGTCTTACCCGGCCAAAATCACTGAGCATTTAA
- a CDS encoding beta-ketoacyl synthase N-terminal-like domain-containing protein: protein MERRVVITGCSAITPIGSSKADILKNLESGTSGVGRIRDDELLVEQLNTSVFGTVDEDLAYDFPRKFRKTMGPVSFAACRVVDDIIKQAGLDKSFLSSGRVGVAFGSSHGSTAVLKKVYQACFSDQSTDMLSISGADYLKSMVHTTAVNITRMFEITGRVISSPSACTTSSQSIGFGYEMIKFGVQDAMICGGAEEYDTTTVAVFDNLLACSTHYNDTPHKTPRPFDAERDGLVVGEGAGAVMLEEFESARKRGATILGEVIGFATNNNGGNLIMPDLTGVTQVLKMGLDNAQISADRIDFISAHATATRIGDVIEARAINNVYKNSPWVSALKSYMGHTIAACGVIETILTLYMMEKGVIVPTLNLDKVDDRCAMIRHTPQLMETNILCAAVQSFAFGGINTSLILKKPSNL, encoded by the coding sequence TACCGGATGTTCCGCCATAACGCCCATTGGCTCCAGCAAGGCGGATATCCTTAAAAACCTTGAAAGCGGCACATCCGGTGTGGGTCGCATCAGGGACGACGAACTGCTGGTTGAACAACTCAATACCAGCGTGTTTGGAACGGTGGATGAGGATCTGGCCTACGACTTTCCAAGAAAATTTCGTAAAACCATGGGGCCGGTCTCCTTTGCGGCCTGCAGGGTTGTGGATGATATCATTAAACAGGCCGGGCTGGACAAGTCATTTCTTTCTTCGGGCAGAGTAGGGGTTGCCTTCGGATCTTCCCACGGCTCCACCGCTGTACTTAAAAAAGTGTACCAGGCTTGTTTTAGTGACCAATCCACCGATATGCTTTCCATTTCGGGTGCCGATTATCTTAAATCAATGGTCCATACCACCGCGGTTAACATTACCCGGATGTTTGAAATAACAGGCCGGGTCATCAGCTCGCCGTCGGCCTGCACCACCAGCAGCCAGTCCATCGGGTTCGGTTACGAGATGATCAAATTCGGTGTTCAGGACGCCATGATCTGCGGCGGCGCCGAAGAGTACGATACCACCACGGTGGCCGTTTTTGATAATCTTCTGGCCTGTTCCACCCATTATAATGACACCCCGCATAAAACCCCCCGGCCCTTTGATGCTGAACGGGACGGACTGGTGGTGGGTGAGGGGGCCGGCGCAGTCATGCTGGAGGAATTTGAATCCGCCAGAAAACGGGGCGCAACAATTCTTGGGGAGGTGATCGGTTTCGCCACAAATAATAACGGCGGCAATCTCATTATGCCCGATCTTACAGGAGTCACCCAGGTGCTTAAGATGGGCCTTGACAATGCGCAGATCTCTGCAGACCGGATTGATTTTATCAGTGCCCACGCCACGGCCACCCGTATCGGGGACGTAATCGAGGCTCGTGCCATTAACAATGTCTATAAAAACTCCCCATGGGTCAGCGCACTGAAAAGCTATATGGGACATACTATTGCAGCCTGCGGTGTCATTGAAACTATTCTCACCTTATATATGATGGAAAAGGGCGTTATTGTCCCCACGCTCAACCTGGATAAAGTGGATGACCGCTGCGCCATGATTCGGCACACGCCACAGCTGATGGAGACAAATATTCTGTGCGCCGCTGTCCAGAGTTTTGCATTTGGCGGCATAAATACCAGCCTTATTCTCAAGAAACCCAGTAATCTTTAA